In Thermococcus stetteri, the following proteins share a genomic window:
- a CDS encoding secondary thiamine-phosphate synthase enzyme YjbQ — translation MRVFAKELRFSTRGEIDLVDITAEVERIVKESGVQNGQVLVFVPGATGAIITIEHESGLLEDFKRLLKELVPKGAGYLHDRIDDNAHSHLRASLLGASECFPVVDGRLVRGTWQQIFFAELDVRPRHRRVIVQVMGE, via the coding sequence ATGAGGGTTTTTGCCAAGGAACTGCGCTTCTCGACGAGGGGCGAGATAGACCTTGTGGACATAACCGCTGAGGTTGAGAGAATTGTGAAAGAGAGCGGGGTTCAGAACGGACAGGTTCTCGTTTTCGTGCCCGGTGCCACGGGGGCGATAATAACGATAGAGCACGAAAGCGGCCTGTTGGAGGACTTCAAGAGACTCCTGAAGGAGCTCGTACCCAAAGGGGCCGGCTACCTCCACGACAGGATAGACGACAACGCCCACAGCCACCTGAGGGCGAGCCTGCTTGGTGCGAGCGAATGCTTCCCCGTGGTGGACGGGAGGCTGGTGAGGGGAACCTGGCAGCAGATATTCTTCGCTGAGCTCGACGTGAGGCCAAGGCACAGGAGAGTTATTGTGCAGGTTATGGGGGAGTGA